Proteins encoded together in one Pseudomonas arsenicoxydans window:
- a CDS encoding alpha/beta fold hydrolase, with protein sequence MFAGFLKDQRHVNGVDIAYRIGGTGPGLLLLHGHPQTHVIWHKIAEQLAEHFTVVAADLRGYGDSAKPPANDHHTNYSKREMAKDGVELMKSLGFDQFSVLAHDRGARVAHRLALDHPDAVQRMVLLDIAPTLSMYEQTNEAFARAYWHWFFLIRPAPLPETLIEADPEAYLRSVMGSRSAGLKPFTPEAFAEYLRCLKLPGTARGICEDYRASASIDLEHDRADIDAGRDLNLPLLVLWGAEGTVGRCFEPLKEWQLVATDVRGKALPAGHYIAEEAPELLLAEVLGFLR encoded by the coding sequence ATGTTCGCCGGATTCCTGAAAGACCAGCGCCACGTCAATGGCGTTGATATCGCCTACCGCATCGGCGGCACAGGGCCGGGCTTGCTGTTGCTGCACGGTCATCCGCAAACCCACGTCATCTGGCACAAAATCGCTGAGCAGTTGGCCGAGCATTTCACCGTGGTTGCCGCCGACCTGCGCGGTTATGGCGACAGCGCTAAACCACCCGCCAATGATCACCACACCAACTATTCCAAACGCGAAATGGCCAAGGACGGCGTCGAGTTGATGAAGTCCCTGGGCTTCGACCAGTTTTCGGTGCTGGCCCACGACCGTGGCGCCCGTGTGGCCCATCGACTGGCGCTGGACCATCCCGATGCCGTGCAACGCATGGTGCTGCTGGACATCGCTCCGACCTTGTCGATGTATGAGCAAACCAACGAAGCCTTCGCCCGTGCTTATTGGCACTGGTTCTTCCTGATCCGCCCGGCGCCGTTGCCGGAAACCCTGATCGAAGCCGATCCTGAAGCCTACTTGCGCAGCGTCATGGGCAGCCGCAGCGCCGGGCTCAAACCCTTCACGCCTGAAGCCTTCGCCGAATACCTGCGCTGCCTGAAACTGCCGGGCACCGCGCGCGGGATCTGCGAGGACTATCGCGCCAGCGCCAGCATCGACCTTGAACACGACCGCGCCGACATCGACGCCGGGCGTGATTTGAACCTGCCGCTGCTGGTGCTATGGGGCGCCGAAGGCACGGTTGGCCGGTGTTTCGAACCGCTCAAGGAATGGCAACTCGTCGCCACCGACGTGCGTGGCAAAGCCCTGCCCGCCGGCCATTACATCGCCGAAGAAGCCCCTGAATTGCTGCTCGCCGAAGTCCTCGGCTTCCTGCGCTGA
- the soxR gene encoding redox-sensitive transcriptional activator SoxR has product MITAQNLHKELTVGQLAARSGVAVTALHFYESKGLIKSNRNQGNQRRYPREVLRRVALIKVAQRLGIPLAEIGEALQALPDNRAPTAADWKVMSAQWSLDLDERINQLTLLRDKLNGCIGCGCLSMEACPLRNFGDVLGEQGPGAQLLESKADLGTN; this is encoded by the coding sequence ATGATCACCGCGCAAAACCTGCACAAGGAACTCACCGTCGGCCAACTGGCCGCGCGCAGTGGCGTAGCGGTCACGGCCCTGCACTTTTATGAGTCCAAGGGGCTGATCAAGAGCAATCGCAACCAGGGCAATCAGCGGCGTTATCCACGGGAAGTGTTGCGGCGGGTGGCGTTGATCAAGGTGGCTCAGCGCTTGGGGATTCCGTTGGCGGAGATTGGCGAGGCATTGCAAGCCTTGCCGGATAACCGCGCGCCCACGGCGGCGGACTGGAAGGTAATGTCGGCGCAGTGGAGCCTGGATCTGGATGAGCGGATCAATCAATTGACGTTGCTGCGGGACAAGCTCAATGGCTGCATCGGGTGCGGGTGTTTGTCGATGGAGGCGTGTCCGTTGCGTAACTTCGGTGATGTGCTCGGAGAGCAAGGGCCGGGGGCGCAGCTGCTGGAATCGAAGGCTGATCTGGGAACGAATTGA
- a CDS encoding antibiotic biosynthesis monooxygenase — MQTPEKNRSFTQLIEFEIEPHQQPALVSALSRQTERLAQCNSGFLNASIQASEDGRRVLNYLQWQSREAGEAAFQSFESGEQDFWQLIRAHRAKTVTFGSFQVLHSLERSHDDALHCTLVP, encoded by the coding sequence ATGCAGACGCCAGAGAAAAACCGCAGCTTTACCCAACTGATCGAATTCGAGATCGAACCCCATCAGCAACCCGCGCTCGTATCGGCCTTATCGAGACAGACTGAACGTCTGGCCCAGTGCAACAGCGGTTTTCTTAACGCCAGCATCCAGGCCAGCGAGGATGGCAGGCGTGTGCTCAACTACCTGCAATGGCAATCTCGCGAAGCGGGGGAGGCTGCGTTTCAAAGCTTTGAAAGCGGCGAGCAGGATTTCTGGCAGTTGATTCGCGCGCACCGGGCGAAAACCGTAACGTTCGGCTCGTTCCAGGTGTTGCACAGCCTGGAACGCAGCCACGACGACGCACTGCATTGCACTCTGGTGCCATGA
- a CDS encoding VOC family protein, producing MSVKPIPEGYHSITPYLGIQKAAEAIEFYKKAFGATEVMRLTMPDGGIGHAELRIGDCPIMLGTPCDQGPLSNPDKSPSVGLHLYVNDVDKSYKQAIAAGGTVVSEVKDQFYGDRSGTLKDPYGHLWFLATRKEDLTQEQIEQRAKEMFKQG from the coding sequence ATGAGCGTCAAACCCATTCCAGAGGGCTATCACAGCATCACACCTTACCTGGGCATCCAGAAAGCGGCCGAAGCCATCGAGTTTTACAAGAAAGCCTTTGGTGCGACCGAAGTCATGCGCCTGACCATGCCGGATGGCGGCATCGGGCATGCCGAGCTGAGGATTGGCGATTGTCCGATCATGCTGGGCACGCCGTGCGATCAGGGGCCGTTGAGCAATCCGGACAAGTCGCCCTCCGTGGGGCTGCATCTGTATGTGAACGATGTGGACAAGTCCTATAAACAGGCGATTGCGGCCGGCGGCACGGTGGTGTCCGAGGTCAAGGATCAGTTTTATGGCGATCGCTCGGGGACCTTGAAAGATCCTTACGGGCATTTGTGGTTTCTGGCCACGCGCAAGGAAGACCTGACGCAGGAGCAGATTGAGCAGCGGGCCAAAGAGATGTTCAAGCAGGGCTGA